Genomic segment of Hippocampus zosterae strain Florida chromosome 12, ASM2543408v3, whole genome shotgun sequence:
GTCCCAGATGCATCAAGACACACAAGACATCACAAATCCACTGGGGCTGAGGAATATTTGTCTTACTGTATGTACACATCTAGGTCTATCAAAATGATATCAGATAATTGGGAAATGTTTCAGTCACCAAGTGTGCAACATGATTAAAAACCACaataacatttatttgaaacattttatacAGGGGGTTGTGTCCAAACCCCACTTACTGGAACTTCGTAGGTGAACTGCAATATGATCTTATCAGAAATACCTAGCTCATTTTTTGGAAACATAATTCAGAACAATTAGGaaattatcttctttttttttttaaaaagagtgatGCGATATTCGAATTAATGATATTCACACATGAACACCATCCACCGTACATTAAAAGTCTCTGAGCTCTGAAACCCAGTGAAAGAAGTCCACAAGAAAACAAGATCCTCTGTATAGCCACCTCCACAGCTCTGCAGGGTTCCTCACTCAGAATCGCCATTCTCCTTCACCTCCTCttgttcttcctcctcctcctccgaggaGCACTCATTATCCTGCTCTACAGATGGCATCTTGATGACAatctcatcatcattatcattgaCCATGGACTTCCTTCTCTCCAGGAAAGAAGGGGTGCACATTGGTGTGGTGTCCTAAGGGGGAAGAGATGCAGTTTGGTCATTGAGGTACTAAAGAAAAGCTGATTAGCTTCAAGTTGGTTTTTCAGCTAAGTCATAATGGTAGCTACATGTTGGTGCACAAGTTTTATCACATTTGTCACcataacacaaacacaataagCTTCCTGCACCACCTCACTTTCGGCACAGTTATCTGACCCCAGACCACAAACGCACATCtgaggtcattttcagtctGTGCCACACTAACAGTTTAAAGGACATATTGTTGTGCCTCTTACATCGCTAGCCGCAGACTCATTCAAGGAATCAGCCTTCTTCTTCTGGGGTACATGGGTTgactataaaacaaaaacagagtgAAAATGTCTCCACAGCTTTATGATACTAGAGTTatgaacacacgcgcacatccCTTAATAGTTGAAAGACCATAAGATTGTACAATTAGAAAATAAGTACTGTTCAGTCCTCAAAATACTTTGATACTTTggcattaaaataaattgaGCATGGCCATATTTTTCGTACTATAAGTCACACTTTACTTTTTTCTTGCTAAGTAATGTGACTTGTACTCAAATTACAGCTCAGACTGGTACCCCAAATCCACGTTCCCAAATCTGATTGACTTTCTTTTTAGTAGTTGGCAAATAGGCGATTACCGCCAGTGGCAGTAATGCACCAAAGGTATTTGCCAGCAGTCAAAGGCAAGTAGAAGAAATGGCAGCATAAGTAGTGATGGCAATTAATGCAAGACAGCGCGAGTTTAACATGTGCCTTCCTTACACCTCAATAAGTATTTACAGAaccaaaatgtgcaaaaaacagACAGGATTCTACCTTTAGCCTTATTGCGAGATGGAATTTTAGTTCAGGTAAGCTATTtaaagctaaaaacaaaaactatcccCTAGTTAGAAGTTGAAATTTCGAATTTAAACTGGAACGTGTTAGCTTCCATCAACACAGGGTGGCATCAGAAACTTACTCTAATGAATGCCCTAACACGActcggagtgtgtgtgtgtgtgtgtgtgtgtgtgtgtgtgtgaggcaaaGCACAATTCGCTCCCGTTAATTTCTGAACACAGCCTATGTCATAAAGCAATCAGCAGCTCCTGCTTAAATTGGTTCCTTTGTAAGTTATGCTATGACGCAGTAGGCTCTGGCACCAAATATACTTTAGGGCAGGGgacggcaacccaaaatgttgaaagagccatataggacaaaaaaacaaaaaacaaacacttttgttgtgtgttcacaaacgcccccatataattcattttataatttcctcacttgattttttgttttggtgcattattttcacttttcttagtgtcaatgaagtaatcattaatttccgtttttctgaggctgtgtTTGAacgcctcttttttttaaaaaaacgacaccacggctctcctttttcggagctgcaacatgtatctataggggtgttcacacggcaagatttggtccggtgctacgccggggctgccccagtcgagcactcacacgtgcaaattagctctggcgtagccccggaaaacaacatacaccggaccaaatttgatccatctcagggaggtggtttaaaaatttgctccagagcaaatgctcgtttgcgaagcagcaccgatgtaaatttgcacgtgtgaacgcaactgggtaaggtgtttgtttaataacgacacaagacttggctggtaacatctttccttttgtaggagactcgactgtctcggagttgtttgtgtagtttgttcctttgttgtgtgttcacaaccccccgcgccccatataatttattttgtgatttcctccctTGATTTTccgtttggcgcattacgtgtttgcttttctgagtgtcattgaagtcatcattgatttacgttttcgggggcggtcactctcgagcagaaggcacggagaccgagaaggacgtACCTgcccagtagtcgcttgagttgtgtatacgttttaaaaagaaccaacatgacagcttatttgttttttgtcgttttgctccgctgcagaaactgccgtgtgaacgcaagtggggctgcaccgacgctgtgccggtgctgacacgctcagtggctttgtacgtgtgaacgctccacaaaatttgcaatcgcaacaaaatacattggtgcagcgccggagcaaatgtgtgccatgtgaacacccctatatctatttgagctacattagcctactatcaaactctttttccattttctaacatttttaatgaagctccagggagccactagatgtcgctaaagagccgcatgcggatctggagccgcgtgttgccgacccccgttcCAGGGGGACTTAACAGCCTGAAAAATACAGTCTTGTCATTCTGGCACCCACATGATGAAGCAGTAGAACACACTGCATCAAAACATGAAAACGTATTGTTGGTGTTGCTGTATTATTTTCCTTTCACAAATGATAGACCACGACTGTATGGAAGCACTTACAAATCCGGGGAAGTCATAGTCAATGCCTTGTGCTGCAAGCCTCTTGCGGAGGTTCCTCTCTTTGTGCAGGAGCTTTTCAGTCATTTTGGCCACTTGCTCACTTGTGCGCTCCTGGTTGTAGCGGGCGACAGCTGGCTTGGAGGATTTTCTAAAGGTCCTCTCGGAGCCAACAAACAGCTTGTCATGGCATTTTTCTGGTGGAACTAcatgacctttaaaaaaaaaaaaaaaaaaaaaaaaggatgagaagtagattaaaaataacatttggtgCATGTTACCAATAAGCTTACCACAACAAAATTGGTCTGACTAAAAAGTAAACAACAGATTCATATGGATCATGCGCCACGGGGTTCGGTTAATACATTGTGAGCGGGTTGGTTTGTGAAAAAGAAATTCCTTCACGCGCGTTCACGTGAAGGTAGAATGTTCAATGCACATTGTGCATTCATGACAGTAAAGCATAGCGGTAGTCGTGCCTCACAGAGGAGGCGAGAAACCCTCCTGGATCATGTTAGTCGTATGAATGGGGGCATTTCGGTAACTAGGGGAGAAACAAGTCCTTGAATGATGCAGGTACCTCAAATAAAGATGTACCTAATCAATATTTTAATATTGTCGTACCGCATTGAATAATAATTTagataaaatacaattttgcttggttaaaaaacaattatgaatacacataaagaaataagacattttactTATTGAAGAaccatttgattttctttttcgagACAATTATCAAAACACTTTTCCtcatatttaaaatgtgacaGGAGCAGACAATTTTTTAGTTGGTGAGAATTTGGGTTATGGTACGAAGTGATGTCTGAACCACAGTCGCCCTTTGGCCATCCAAAACACAGCATTTGAGGTAAGCCTGGTTTGTTAAAAGTGGATCAGAAGGAATTCCAACTGTGTCAGGCTATCAGCATCATAGGGAAGAATGCAGTCATTTTCACTTATTAATCAGGCTTTGAAAAATAGTCACTTGCAGGTAGCAGCAAGCCAAAACTGCAGAGGATTAGCGCCGTATTATACAATTCTTAACGGCAGCGTAATTAactggctttttttgtgtgtcatcaGTTAGCAACTGAACATCACTTTTGAATGCTGTTGTGTTGATGTTGGTGGCAACAGTATGTGATggcagttaaaaaataaataaataaataaaatggaaaacactCAGGCCAGCCTGCAGTCAGGAAGACAAGTCAAGACAGCCGTCACGTTTGTTCTTACTAAATGTAATCTCTCAGTTCTATCACATTTAGAATTGTTTGCTTTCTCAAGTTCAGTTCATTCCAGTCCACATCACTAACCGGCTGCTCTGTACTAAGTGACAGGCTAATTGGTGATATTtgcaggtacacacacactacaCTCACATTTAATGAGTCTTTCTCCCATCAGGTAATTGTTCATGGTCTCGGCTACAATCTTGGCTACTTCGTCACAGGTATACTCCACAAATGCGTAGCCTTTGCTTCCTCCTGTCTGAAAACAGTTGTATATTAGACCAACAGTTACACAATAGCATATTAGAATTTTATCAATAAAGTGACACAATCAtttcttttggtttgtttgtgcatgtgttttATCACAGGACACTTTTATGTGCAAGTGATTAGCTTAATGCACTACAAAATAATTTAGGCTCAGGTATCTGACCTCTGATCACTGTTACATCTGAGATAATTTTCAGACTGGGCCACTTGTATACATTGAGACATTTGATCAGCGGAAAGGTCGGTGcagttggacagtctgcggctggatggatgcatggcttgaggagccggcAATGACAAAAAAGGCGCATCAGCATAGTGCGCTGAttcgtatgtggaactgggagtgcGGCTTGGAATTGAGGCGGATTTACATAGgacaggagatgagagccaatctctttttcgttaatggacgctacagcttcttgttgctttcaaacttggttgttgcagacgtgtgcacattttcagcatgacgtctttgatccactggtgaaaaggacaccttGATTTGCTCCTCttacaaacaacaaagtgtatgcagaaaaagtggttacgattgcacaactgtctgtgtctaatgtgttgtgttgtattattttgtcattttatgttaactgttcttttgatggcggcgcgggcacccgcatggctcctcttgttgttttgtctggttgagagggaagaaatgtgcaacatacagcacaataTATTTATTGTAAGCCTTACATTGCCTCACAAATCTAAAAAGATTCCATACATGAGATGTTTACCTTTTTACTCCTTGATAGCCGTAGCCGTGAAACCGTCCCAAACTGTTTAAAGTAGGCTTTGAGCTGGGGCTCAAAGAGTCCAAGAGGCAAGTGACCAACATAAATCACCCCAGGTGTCAAACGGTTCCCCTGTAAAATAGAACAGAAGTGTTTGGGTCCAGCATAATACAATAGCGTTGGGGATTATTTTTAATCCAAACTTGGAAATTTCAACACATACAAACGGAAACACATAAGTTGATTCACACATTCGATCCAGAACACTTTACCTCCAATAAGCAattgtttaaaacaaaacagattttttttaatcgtatggtgtttttttctctttcgctCGCACGCACATTTATGGGTACAcgtcaaaatgacaaaacagtAGTATCTTAATGTATGCCGCAGAAGCCCTAGTATTACTTTACTCAGTCGTCCCCAGTACACGACATGCTATGTATTTGAAATATTGGTACGGTTTGTCATAAACTCAACCCACCTTGTTGGATTTCTTCACCTCCTTTACCTTCTCTTTAAACTCTCTTTCTTCCTCAGGATTCAACGACAGAAGCTGTTTCTCAGGCTGAGAGCTCGCTTCTCCTTTACTTTCAGTCATGTCGGCTAGTTATTGTTGGGTGGCATGAATTGTCgaataagaaaaataacttCGGACTTCGACTGATACCACGTTGCACTCCCTATCCGGTTTACCATGtggcaacaaaaatgacaacaaatcacGAGTTAAACGTGAACAAAGAGGTATATGAAAGAACTTGCAGCGCCCCCGTTGGTAAGGAGTGAGACTAGAggagatttgtttttgtaagaGGGAAAGGTTCATTTTGCCGCACCAGCTGAAATTATAATACCCAGAGAGCCAACGATGCTTTTCCACACAGCTACTTTAGATTGGGTCCAAAACATACTATCATAATTATTAATAGATAAGAATAAATCAGggaggccc
This window contains:
- the nifk gene encoding MKI67 FHA domain-interacting nucleolar phosphoprotein; its protein translation is MTESKGEASSQPEKQLLSLNPEEEREFKEKVKEVKKSNKGNRLTPGVIYVGHLPLGLFEPQLKAYFKQFGTVSRLRLSRSKKTGGSKGYAFVEYTCDEVAKIVAETMNNYLMGERLIKCHVVPPEKCHDKLFVGSERTFRKSSKPAVARYNQERTSEQVAKMTEKLLHKERNLRKRLAAQGIDYDFPGFSTHVPQKKKADSLNESAASDDTTPMCTPSFLERRKSMVNDNDDEIVIKMPSVEQDNECSSEEEEEEQEEVKENGDSE